ATGAAGCTCCGCCAGGTGGACGTGCAACTGCAGGACGCCTCGGGCGCGCTGGAGAACCTGCAGGCGCTGCACGAGAACATCATCAACTCCATGAGCGGCGGCCTGATCACCACTGGTCTCGACGGCCACATCGGCCTGCTCAACGCCCCCGGCCAGCGCCTGCTGGAGCGCCGCGCCGGCGAGGTCTTCGGGCTTCCCGTGAACCGGCTCTTTCTCGACCGCCTGCCGGCGGTGGGTTCATTCCGCACCCACGGCGAGGTCCGCTACCAGTCGCCCGGCGGCCGGGAAAAGACGTTCGCCGTTACCGCCTCGGCGCTTACCGTGCCCGAGCGCGGCACCATCGGTTACGTTTACACCTTCGACGATCTCACCGACATCCGCCGCCTGGAGCGTGAGGTGCGCATGCGCGACCGCTTGGCCGCCGTCGGCCGTATGGCCGAAGGCATTGCGCACGAGATCAAGAATCCGCTCTCCTCCATCGCCGGCTCGGTGAAGGCGCTCTCCGAGCATTCCCCGCTGGATGAGGAACAGCGCACCTTGGCAGAGATCGTCACCCGCGAATCGCAGCGGCTGAACAACATCATCAACGAGTTCCTGGCGTACTCCCGCGAGAAGGGCTACGAGTTCGCCCAGCACGACCTGCTGCCGCTGCTCGAGGACACGCTCAAGCTCCTGGAAAACCGCCCCCAGCCTGCCCACGCTCCCTTCCGGGTGGTCCGTAGTTACGGGGCGGCTGCGGCGCCGGCCGTGGTGGACGGCAACCGCATGAAGCAGGTGTTTTGGAACCTGTGTGAGAACGCGGTGCGCGCCATGCCCAGCGGCGGAACCCTCAGCGTCTCGCTCACTCCCCAGGACGGCTGGTGGCAGATCCGCTTCGCCGACACCGGCGCCGGCATCTCCCCCGACAAGCTGGACAAGATCTTCGAGCCCTTCCAGTCCGACTTTGAAGGCGGCATGGGCCTCGGCCTGGCCATCGTCTACCAGATCGTGCAGGCCCACGACGCCCGCATCTCCGTGCACTCTGCCGATGGCCAGGGCGCCGAGTTCCTGCTCGAAATCAAGCGCGCCGACCTCCCCGGCGAACCGGTAGCAATCCCGCAGGCCGCCGGACAGCAGGTGTCCCGTGGCTAACATCCTGGTCTGCGACGATAACGTCTCCGCCTGTCAGCTCCTGGAAATGATGCTGCGCAAGGACGGGCACAAGGTGGAGACCGTTACCTCCGGCGACGCCGCCCGCAAGAAGATCCAGTCCGCGCTCTACGACGTCATCGTCACCGATATCAAGATGCCCGCCACCGACGGCATCGAAGTGCTGCGCTTCGCCCGCCAGACCTCGCCTGA
This genomic interval from Terriglobales bacterium contains the following:
- a CDS encoding ATP-binding protein; translated protein: MTPEFNERTWLAWLVKVRIIVITFLLGIELAIIRLTRTNVPENLFLSVILLWYTIAVFYALLVTLWDDYRMQARLQVFTDLLFATAVVYVTGGIDSYFHIFLFPLVVIVASILMTRTWAYLVAALSFICYGALLELTYVFEVIRPYSVTRPDLKALQATIFINLFGYLLIAYLSSTLAMKLRQVDVQLQDASGALENLQALHENIINSMSGGLITTGLDGHIGLLNAPGQRLLERRAGEVFGLPVNRLFLDRLPAVGSFRTHGEVRYQSPGGREKTFAVTASALTVPERGTIGYVYTFDDLTDIRRLEREVRMRDRLAAVGRMAEGIAHEIKNPLSSIAGSVKALSEHSPLDEEQRTLAEIVTRESQRLNNIINEFLAYSREKGYEFAQHDLLPLLEDTLKLLENRPQPAHAPFRVVRSYGAAAAPAVVDGNRMKQVFWNLCENAVRAMPSGGTLSVSLTPQDGWWQIRFADTGAGISPDKLDKIFEPFQSDFEGGMGLGLAIVYQIVQAHDARISVHSADGQGAEFLLEIKRADLPGEPVAIPQAAGQQVSRG